A stretch of the Capsicum annuum cultivar UCD-10X-F1 chromosome 10, UCD10Xv1.1, whole genome shotgun sequence genome encodes the following:
- the LOC107851082 gene encoding LOW QUALITY PROTEIN: ribosomal protein S4, mitochondrial (The sequence of the model RefSeq protein was modified relative to this genomic sequence to represent the inferred CDS: substituted 2 bases at 2 genomic stop codons), whose translation MPALRFKTCHLLSGNVWNRELTIIQRRILXRLRNKKRSIKRKIYSRENLNSYIQSQTTRKLSLFYGDLPITEMHRERERTLYIPFLLNPGTRSDVIPVPLHFCETIHQARQPISHXRVCVNNGMVNITHFKLSHGDIISCQENDARTRGEEIKRSFYIKISVEKIIGKFLDHPWRRTKTEWFCLLKTKRGCLLLLKSQFLQQLCSSMQEEDLERTKKFGSKKVCLGSSFSEHNRMKRNLYHFKSLFLLKRRNEKNRNIPTRTRSPTFYNSSLYSNSTYCSASPHQFTKKIKIKRIELPTHYSEVNHRTPKAVVSYGPNIGHIPYDIRLKDPNLLLQSRKGRGQNI comes from the coding sequence ATGCCTGCATTAAGATTTAAAACTTGTCATCTACTTTCAGGAAATGTTTGGAACAGAGAACTTACAATAATACAACGCCGTATTCTCTGAAGATTGAGGAACAAGAAGAGATCTATTAAGAGAAAGATTTATTCTAGAGAAAATCTTAACAGTTACATCCAATCACAAACTACACGAAAGTTGTCCCTTTTTTATGGAGATTTACCCATCACAGAGATGCACAGAGAAAGAGAACGAACTTTATATATCCCTTTTCTACTCAATCCAGGAACAAGATCAGACGTTATCCCGGTTCCTCTCCATTTTTGTGAAACTATTCATCAAGCAAGGCAACCGATAAGTCATTGAAGGGTTTGTGTGAATAATGGAATGGTTAACATTACTCATTTTAAACTCTCCCACGGTGATATAATATCTTGTCAAGAAAATGATGCGAGAACCCGTGGTGAAGAAATAAAGAGATCCTTCTATATCAAAATCTCAGTTGAGAAAATAATAGGCAAATTCCTGGATCACCCATGGAGAAGAACCAAAACAGAATGGTTCTGCCTACTCAAAACTAAGAGGGGATGCCTCCTACTACTAAAATCCCAGTTTTTGCAACAGTTGTGTTCTTCTATGCAAGAAGAAGACTTGgaaagaacaaagaagtttgGATCCAAAAAAGTATGCTTAGGCAGTTCTTTCTCTGAGCACAACAGAATGAAGAGGAATTTGTATCATTTCAAATCCCTATTCTTATTGAAGAGAAGGAACGAGAAAAACCGAAATATTCCTACTCGAACAAGAAGTCCTACATTTTACAACTCTTCTTTATATAGTAATTCGACCTATTGCTCCGCATCCCCCCATCAGTTTactaaaaagatcaaaataaaaaggATCGAACTACCTACTCATTATTCGGAGGTGAATCATAGAACACCAAAAGCTGTGGTATCTTATGGACCTAACATAGGTCACATACCTTATGACATAAGATTGAAAGATCCAAACCTTCTTCTTCAGAGCAGAAAGGGACGTGGCCAAAACATATAA